One genomic window of Salvia miltiorrhiza cultivar Shanhuang (shh) chromosome 4, IMPLAD_Smil_shh, whole genome shotgun sequence includes the following:
- the LOC131022252 gene encoding E3 ubiquitin-protein ligase BIG BROTHER isoform X1 encodes MNENEQVEVHYMDSNYSYPVSEGYVDFFSGAPTAPLNYLNFAPMHDQESIYWSMHMNSYKYGQSDPEGIYYGLYEDNDLAPRMDSNRRVWEYSSMATTEDPITVDIPPEQSAVSEVHSIPEERLPNDQDAASDEVTWQDDINPDTMTYEELLDLGEAVGTQSRGLSQELIDLLPTSKHKSGGIFSRKKSEERCVICQMRYKRGDRQINLPCKHAYHTHCGSKWLSINKIHLLSRHVQYATLWYLVMISTMI; translated from the exons ATGAACGAGAATGAGCAAGTAGAGGTGCATTACATGGACAGCAACTACTCTTACCCTGTCTCTGAGGGTTATGTTGATTTCTTCAGTGGTGCTCCAACAGCCCCTTTGAATTATCTTAACTTCGCCCCGATGCATGATCAG GAATCTATATATTGGTCAATGCATATGAATTCCTATAAATATGGACAATCTGATCCAGAGGGTATTTATTATGGTCTCTATGAGGACAATGACCTTGCTCCAAGAATGGATTCCAACAGGAGAGTTTGGGAATATTCTTCAATGGCAACCACAGAAGATCCTATAACTGTAGACATACCACCTGAACAAAGTGCGGTTTCTGAAGTGCATTCTATTCCAGAGGAAA GATTACCAAATGATCAAGATGCTGCTAGTGACGAG GTCACATGGCAAGATGATATTAACCCTGATACCATGACGTATGAG GAACTGCTTGATTTAGGTGAGGCAGTGGGGACTCAAAGTCGAGGACTTTCCCAAGAGCTCATTGATCTACTTCCAACCTCAAAACACAAGTCTGGTGGAATTTTCTCTAGAAAAAAATCTGAAGAAAG ATGTGTCATTTGCCAGATGCGATATAAAAGAGGGGACAGGCAAATCAATTTACCGTGTAAGCATGCTTACCACACTCATTGCGGATCCAAGTGGCTTAGCATCAACAAG ATTCACCTTCTTTCCAGACATGTCCAGTATGCAACACTGTGGTATTTGGTGATGATCAGCACAATGATTTGA
- the LOC131022252 gene encoding E3 ubiquitin-protein ligase BIG BROTHER isoform X2: MNENEQVEVHYMDSNYSYPVSEGYVDFFSGAPTAPLNYLNFAPMHDQESIYWSMHMNSYKYGQSDPEGIYYGLYEDNDLAPRMDSNRRVWEYSSMATTEDPITVDIPPEQSAVSEVHSIPEERLPNDQDAASDEVTWQDDINPDTMTYEELLDLGEAVGTQSRGLSQELIDLLPTSKHKSGGIFSRKKSEERCVICQMRYKRGDRQINLPCKHAYHTHCGSKWLSINKTCPVCNTVVFGDDQHNDLTN; this comes from the exons ATGAACGAGAATGAGCAAGTAGAGGTGCATTACATGGACAGCAACTACTCTTACCCTGTCTCTGAGGGTTATGTTGATTTCTTCAGTGGTGCTCCAACAGCCCCTTTGAATTATCTTAACTTCGCCCCGATGCATGATCAG GAATCTATATATTGGTCAATGCATATGAATTCCTATAAATATGGACAATCTGATCCAGAGGGTATTTATTATGGTCTCTATGAGGACAATGACCTTGCTCCAAGAATGGATTCCAACAGGAGAGTTTGGGAATATTCTTCAATGGCAACCACAGAAGATCCTATAACTGTAGACATACCACCTGAACAAAGTGCGGTTTCTGAAGTGCATTCTATTCCAGAGGAAA GATTACCAAATGATCAAGATGCTGCTAGTGACGAG GTCACATGGCAAGATGATATTAACCCTGATACCATGACGTATGAG GAACTGCTTGATTTAGGTGAGGCAGTGGGGACTCAAAGTCGAGGACTTTCCCAAGAGCTCATTGATCTACTTCCAACCTCAAAACACAAGTCTGGTGGAATTTTCTCTAGAAAAAAATCTGAAGAAAG ATGTGTCATTTGCCAGATGCGATATAAAAGAGGGGACAGGCAAATCAATTTACCGTGTAAGCATGCTTACCACACTCATTGCGGATCCAAGTGGCTTAGCATCAACAAG ACATGTCCAGTATGCAACACTGTGGTATTTGGTGATGATCAGCACAATGATTTGACAAATTGA
- the LOC131022229 gene encoding extensin-2-like — protein sequence MWSYGGSQLGILLALFTILAASANAFPSLKFWVPDSNYSPPPSSYSYESPPPYKYESPPPPPYKYKSPPPPPYKYESPPPPPYKYESPPPPPYKYESPPPPPPYKYESPPPPPYKYKSPPPPPYKYESPPPPPYKYESPPPPPYKYESPPPPPYKYESPPPPPYKYESPPPPPYKYESPPPPPYKYESPPPPPYKYESPPPPPYKYESPPPPPYKYESPPPPPYKYESPPPPPYKYESPPPPPYKYESPPPPPYKYESPPPPPYKYESPPPPPYKYESPPPPPYKYESPPPPPYKYESPPPPPYKYESPPPPPYKYESPPPPPYKYESPPPPPYKYESPPPPPYKYESPPPPLYKYESPPPPPYKYESPPPPPYKYESPPPSPYKYESPPPTPYKYESPQYKYESPPSPGYKK from the coding sequence ATGTGGAGCTATGGCGGATCCCAGCTGGGGATCCTGTTAGCTCTCTTCACCATACTTGCTGCATCTGCAAATGCCTTCCCATCACTGAAATTTTGGGTCCCTGACTCCAATTATTCTCCACCACCTTCGTCCTACAGTTATGAATCACCTCCACCGTACAAATATGAatcgccacctccaccaccatATAAGTACAAGTCTCCACCACCACCCCCGTACAAATACGAGTCTCCACCACCTCCGCCGTACAAGTAcgagtcgccacctccaccaccgtACAAGTACGAGTCGCCTCCACCACCACCCCCGTACAAATACGAGTCGCCTCCACCACCCCCATACAAGTAcaagtcgccacctccaccaccgtACAAGTACGAGTCGCCTCCACCCCCACCGTACAAGTACGAGTCGCCTCCACCACCCCCATACAAGTACGAGTCTCCACCTCCGCCACCGTACAAGTACGAGTCGCCACCACCTCCCCCATACAAGTACGAGTCGCCACCTCCGCCACCGTACAAGTACGAgtcacctccacctccaccataCAAGTACGAGTCTCCACCTCCGCCACCGTACAAGTACGAGTCTCCACCTCCGCCACCGTACAAGTACGAgtcacctccacctccaccataCAAGTACGAGTCGCCACCACCACCCCCATACAAGTACGAgtcgccaccaccgccgccctaCAAGTACGAgtcgccaccaccgccgccctaCAAGTACGAGTCGCCTCCACCTCCGCCCTACAAGTACGAGTCGCCTCCACCTCCCCCTTACAAGTACGAGTCGCCTCCACCTCCGCCATACAAATACGAGTCGCCTCCACCACCCCCATACAAGTACGAGTCGCCTCCACCACCCCCATACAAGTACGAGTCGCCTCCACCACCCCCATACAAATACGAGTCGCCTCCGCCCCCACCCTACAAATACGAGTCTCCACCGCCTCCACCCTACAAGTACGAgtcaccaccacctccaccataCAAGTATGAGTCGCCTCCACCCCCACCGTACAAATACGAGTCACCTCCACCACCCCTATACAAGTATGAGTCCCCACCGCCTCCACCATACAAGTACGAGTCCCCTCCACCACCGCCCTACAAGTATGAGTCACCACCGCCATCACCCTACAAATATGAATCACCCCCACCCACACCTTATAAATATGAATCACCACAATACAAGTATGAGTCACCTCCATCCCCTGGTTACAAAAAGTGA
- the LOC131021152 gene encoding uncharacterized protein LOC131021152, with translation MLKLKKLRYDIKVWNKDVFGNVDNSIGQFQNHLAVTQNQISETGYNDELFDEEIRLQAELNVALSRKNNFLQQKSRASWLQDGDRNTTFFHRMIKFKRRNTLITRLNIDVVDVYDPSIIEQHIIGHFSALFMDDGSPSADPLEIEALIDVAVSDAQNNFLVSIPEESEIAAEVFGMDANSAPGPDGFSGSFFQTCWEIIKTDVVSAVQTFFRSSYLPTGCNSSTMILIPKKKDVSTVADLRPIVLSNFFFKIISKILASRLSRIASTHISNNQFCFISGRNIHDCIMLSSEGCNSMQRTNRGSNMACKIDINKAFDTIRWEFIMQVLRANGFHEKFVNWIWIIFSSARVSILYNGQLSGYFSCSRGVRQGDPLSPILFGIAEDVLSHLISSCVESRHLSPMGFSRSTNFPTHLFYVDDIILFSTATVRNARKIKDILNYYGSISGQVCSQEKSNLFFARGVTTDRRRAIQRVMGFSVGILPMTYLGVPIFFGRPRASYFMPIFDKIVQKFARWKGLQLSIAGRLCLVRSVIQSSIVHSMMVYKWPKSLLHSLDRKCRNFIWTGNIDQQPRCSVSWRRVCAPKEEGGLGIRSFTLMNKSFLMKLAWKMIKGDDWAHRIMRSRYLTTFSYAKQNIANSTVWLGVKQEINPLVVDSYSCINNGDNTYFWKDDWLGYILVDKLKIPHYMHDYLHFSVQDYYYDGLWHFSASFVNYFPEVVADILLIPMSEEKDSRYWKHSLKGNVSAALAFSKNCHRYTMVKWGTWIWEPYIPIRRSILCWRILHGRLPTLDTLVRQGMVTPNGCPFCYMDAETIEHIMWSCPRISYVWETFLDWFHKTDLLSCLDIHTFLVLAWNAAFSPQILAFWKAGIISILWKIWDCRNALVFDDLRFEARSILVFVKAYFKEMDSNFSRLGTIKNTWTDYVIVRSLGIGSRAAPPPRMVEVYWWPPVTHWIKVNTDGSAKGAPGRIASGGVFRDNFASVRGCFHIKGGSGFAFEAELLAVITAINIAHERGWLHLWVESDSMYVVRLLENRSTDVPWRFLASWKQVLHRLHGFSLIVTHIFREGNHPADIMANDDRQEGWLDAFRDRCGCFVGVSIVCWCCDGFAGGWAISGVRVGASAVSFFSARVEVMAGSGNVQAEAYLEDLAEVAANVDKRECCCKQQKWKELLPNLKKL, from the exons ATGTTGAAACTCAAGAAGTTGCGTTATGATATTAAGGTCTGGAATAAAGATGTTTTTGGCAACGTGGATAATTCGATTGGTCAATTTCAGAATCATTTGGCGGTCACCCAGAACCAGATTTCTGAAACTGGATATAATGATGAGCTTTTCGATGAGGAGATTCGTTTGCAAGCTGAGCTTAATGTTGCGCtttctagaaaaaataattttcttcaACAGAAAAGCCGTGCCTCGTGGTTGCAAGATGGGGATAGAAATACGACTTTCTTTCACAGAATGATAAAATTCAAACGGAGGAATACTTTGATTACTCGCTTGAATATTGATGTTGTGGATGTCTATGATCCGAGTATTATTGAGCAGCATATCATCGGGCACTTCTCGGCTCTTTTCATGGATGATGGAAGCCCGAGTGCGGACCCTTTGGAGATTGAGGCGCTTATTGATGTGGCGGTTTCGGATGCTCAGAATAACTTTTTGGTTAGTATTCCCGAGGAGAGTGAGATTGCGGCGGAGGTCTTTGGCATGGACGCTAATAGTGCCCCTGGgcctgatggtttctctggtTCCTTCTTTCAGACTTGCTGGGAAATTATTAAGACGGATGTTGTAAGTGCTGTTCAAACTTTTTTCCGGTCTTCTTATTTACCTACTGGCTGCAATTCCAGTACAATGATTCTTATTCCAAAGAAGAAGGATGTTTCAACTGTTGCTGATTTGAGGCCCATCGTTCTGTCGAacttcttctttaaaatcattTCCAAAATCTTGGCGTCAAGGCTAAGCAGGATTGCGTCCACTCATATCTCTAATAACCAATTTTGTTTCATTAGTGGTCGCAACATCCATGATTGCATTATGCTCAGCTCTGAGGGATGCAACTCGATGCAACGTACGAATCGGGGTTCGAATATGGCTTGCAAAATTGACATTAATAAGGCTTTTGACACCATTCGCTGGGAGTTCATTATGCAAGTTTTGAGAGCGAATGGATTTCATGAGAAGTTCGTCAATTGGATTTGGATCATTTTTAGCTCTGCCCGGGTCTCCATTCTTTACAATGGTCAGCTTTCGGGGTACTTCTCTTGTTCTCGTGGGGTTAGGCAGGGTGATCCGTTGTCGCCAATTTTATTTGGGATTGCGGAAGACGTCCTGAGTCACCTTATCAGCAGTTGTGTGGAATCGAGACATCTTAGTCCGATGGGTTTCAGCCGGTCAACTAATTTTCCAACACACTTattttatgttgatgatattaTCCTTTTTAGCACTGCTACGGTTCGTAATGCTCGCAAGATCAAGGATATTCTGAATTATTATGGTTCGATTTCTGGTCAGGTTTGCAGTCAGGAGAAATCGAATCTCTTCTTCGCTAGGGGCGTGACTACGGATAGGAGAAGGGCTATTCAGCGTGTCATGGGTTTCTCTGTGGGGATTCTTCCGATGACGTATCTGGGAGTTCCTATATTTTTTGGTCGTCCGCGGGCCTCGTATTTCATGCCGATCTTTGATAAAATTGTCCAAAAGTTTGCAAGGTGGAAAGGTCTTCAACTGTCTATCGCAGGACGTTTATGTTTGGTGAGGTCTGTCATTCAGAGTTCGATTGTGCATTCGATGATGGTTTATAAATGGCCTAAATCGTTATTGCATTCGCTTGACCGTAAATGTCGTAATTTCATTTGGACGGGCAACATTGATCAGCAACCGCGTTGTTCTGTTAGTTGGAGACGGGTGTGCGCTCCTAAAGAGGAAGGTGGTCTTGGCATTCGTTCTTTTACCTTAATGAATAAATCTTTTTTGATGAAGCTGGCAtggaagatgataaaaggtgatGATTGGGCTCATCGGATTATGAGGTCCAGATACCTCACGACCTTCAGCTATGCTAAGCAAAATATTGCTAATTCGACTGTTTGGCTCGGCGTGAAACAGGAAATTAATCCCTTGGTGGTTGATTCTTACTCTTGCATCAATAATGGTGATAATACTTATTTTTGGAAGGATGATTGGCTGGGTTATATTTTGGTAGATAAGCTCAAAATTCCTCACTACATGCATGATTATCTCCATTTCTCTGTGCAAGATTATTACTATGATGGTCTGTGGCATTTCTCGGCTTCGTTTGTGAATTATTTTCCTGAGGTGGTGGCTGATATTTTATTGATCCCTATGAGCGAGGAAAAAGATTCTAGATATTGGAAGCATTCGCTCAAGGGGAACGTCTCGGCGGCTTTAGCCTTCTCCAAGAATTGTCATCGTTACACTATGGTGAAATGGGGGACATGGATTTGGGAACCGTACATACCGATTCGTCGTTCGATCTTATGCTGGAGGATTCTTCATGGGCGCCTTCCAACCTTGGATACTCTTGTTAGACAAGGTATGGTCACTCCTAATGGTTGCCCCTTTTGCTATATGGATGCTGAAACCATTGAACATATCATGTGGAGCTGTCCTAGGATTAGTTACGTTTGGGAAACGTTTCTGGACTGGTTTCATAAAACGGATCTGTTAAGTTGCTTGGATATTCACACTTTTTTAGTGCTGGCTTGGAATGCTGCCTTCAGCCCCCAAATTTTGGCTTTTTGGAAAGCAGGCATTATTTCCATCCTGTGGAAGATATGGGACTGTAGGAATGCGCTTGTTTTCGATGATCTCCGTTTTGAGGCTCGGTCGATTCTTGTTTTTGttaaagcttattttaaagagatgGATTCTAATTTTTCACGGCTTGGTACCATCAAGAATACTTGGACTGACTATGTGATTGTTAGAAGTCTTGGAATTGGAAGTCGAGCTGCTCCTCCCCCTCGCATGGTGGAGgtttattggtggcctccggtgaCTCATTGGATTAAGGTCAACACCGATGGCTCTGCTAAAGGGGCTCCTGGTCGTATTGCCTCGGGAGGAGTTTTTAGGGATAATTTTGCTTCTGTCCGTGGCTGTTTTCACATAAAGGGTGGTAGTgggtttgcttttgaagctgagcttcTAGCGGTTATTACTGCTATTAATATTGCTCATGAACGTGGCtggcttcatctttgggttgagTCCGATTCGATGTATGTCGTGCGGTTGTTGGAGAATCGCTCCACGGATGTTCCCTGGCGTTTCTTAGCTTCCTGGAAGCAGGTTCTGCATCGTCTTCatggtttttctttgattgttacTCACATCTTTCGTGAAGGAAATCACCCCGCGGACATAATGGCCAATGATGATAGACAAGAGGGATG GTTGGATGCTTTTCGCGACAGGTGCGGTTGCTTCGTTGGGGTTTCGATTGTCTGCTGGTGTTGTGATGGTTTTGCAGGAGGGTGGGCGATTTCTGGTGTTAGGGTCGGGGCGTCAGCGGTGTCTTTTTTCAGTGCTCGG